Proteins found in one Halobaculum sp. MBLA0147 genomic segment:
- a CDS encoding ATP-binding protein: MVAQSVAVALGVSVLVGVLYGVAAVVVRRQGEPGTRSLAVALAIVAVAGLATPGVYWLQLPSLLADAWGLTLYVGLAVALVPWLSFVLHYTGNGAFVRPWRIVGATVGVVALLSVLVGSAAAPSAVTGLVGVTVRSLATLTFLALLILLVAGTVLLTYATYSYDTVRGVEGLGLVAPVAVPAVVGLFGVETAVAGVLRQTAAFAVGAVCLLATVRWLDTLETTPAAGRFGRRRLADEITDPVAFLDADEDVIEANDAFERQFGVRETAVVGDPLPAVVGETLSALVDSDSVELITDEGRRQFAPRVTELTDHHGRVRGTIVVLPDITDQKLREQRLAVLNRVVRHNLRNELSVVRGFAEEIGTEGVADDEAADRIVEASDNLMALGERAREAAELLDHDPETERVDLAAFLGEIAGDLHDESATLTVETRVPDDATVETDPALLHRSVEHLAHNAVVHNDADEPRVELVVETDREGTYPVEIAVRDNGPGIPPHEWTAIEEGEETPLEHGSGLGLWAVRWAVTRLGGELRYEPNEPRGSVVRLRLPAAEDREAAPTAAARPDPVGEPP, from the coding sequence ATGGTCGCCCAGTCCGTAGCCGTCGCACTCGGCGTGAGTGTCCTCGTCGGGGTGTTGTACGGCGTCGCCGCGGTCGTCGTCCGACGGCAGGGCGAGCCGGGGACGCGGTCGCTGGCCGTGGCGCTGGCGATCGTCGCGGTGGCCGGGCTGGCGACGCCGGGCGTGTACTGGCTCCAGTTGCCGTCGTTGCTCGCGGACGCGTGGGGGCTGACGCTGTACGTCGGGCTCGCGGTCGCGTTGGTGCCGTGGCTGTCGTTCGTGCTCCACTACACCGGTAACGGTGCGTTCGTCCGTCCGTGGCGGATCGTCGGGGCGACCGTCGGGGTCGTCGCACTGCTGTCGGTGCTCGTCGGGAGTGCGGCCGCGCCGAGCGCGGTGACTGGGCTGGTCGGCGTCACCGTCCGGTCGCTGGCGACACTGACGTTCCTGGCGTTGTTGATCCTGCTGGTCGCCGGGACGGTCCTGTTGACGTACGCGACGTACAGCTACGACACGGTCCGTGGCGTCGAGGGGCTCGGGTTGGTCGCCCCCGTGGCGGTTCCGGCGGTCGTCGGACTGTTCGGCGTCGAGACGGCCGTCGCCGGTGTACTCAGACAGACCGCGGCGTTCGCCGTCGGCGCGGTGTGTCTGCTCGCGACCGTCCGGTGGCTGGACACCCTGGAGACGACGCCGGCCGCGGGGCGGTTCGGACGGCGACGGTTGGCCGACGAGATCACCGATCCGGTGGCGTTCCTGGACGCCGACGAGGACGTGATCGAGGCGAACGACGCCTTCGAGCGGCAGTTCGGCGTCCGGGAGACCGCCGTCGTCGGCGACCCGCTGCCGGCGGTCGTCGGCGAGACGCTGTCGGCGCTGGTCGACAGCGACAGCGTGGAGTTGATCACCGACGAGGGGCGGCGGCAGTTCGCGCCGCGGGTGACGGAGTTGACGGACCACCACGGCCGCGTCCGTGGGACAATCGTCGTCTTGCCGGACATCACCGACCAGAAGCTGCGCGAACAGCGGTTGGCCGTGCTCAACCGGGTGGTGCGGCACAACCTCCGGAACGAACTCTCCGTCGTCCGTGGGTTCGCCGAGGAGATCGGTACCGAGGGCGTCGCCGACGACGAGGCCGCCGACCGCATCGTCGAGGCGTCGGACAACCTGATGGCGTTGGGCGAACGGGCCCGCGAGGCCGCGGAACTGCTCGACCACGACCCGGAGACGGAGCGTGTCGACCTCGCCGCGTTCCTCGGGGAGATCGCCGGGGACCTCCACGACGAGTCGGCGACGCTCACCGTCGAGACGCGGGTCCCGGACGACGCGACCGTGGAGACGGACCCGGCGCTGTTGCACCGGTCGGTCGAACACCTCGCACACAACGCCGTCGTCCACAACGACGCCGACGAGCCGCGCGTCGAACTCGTCGTCGAGACGGACCGCGAAGGCACATACCCGGTCGAGATCGCCGTCCGCGACAACGGACCGGGGATCCCGCCACACGAGTGGACCGCCATCGAGGAGGGCGAGGAGACACCGCTGGAACACGGCAGCGGGCTCGGGCTGTGGGCCGTCCGCTGGGCCGTGACGCGACTCGGCGGGGAACTGCGCTACGAACCCAACGAGCCACGCGGCAGCGTCGTCCGTCTCCGCCTCCCCGCCGCCGAGGATCGGGAGGCGGCGCCGACGGCAGCGGCGAGACCCGACCCCGTCGGCGAGCCGCCGTGA
- a CDS encoding glycosyltransferase family 4 protein produces MRVAVVSMDTPATDDSRALRRTRRIAEGLVDRGHDVVWLCARWWDGEGKEFLYRDVRYRAVTGGPAAGAFRSKLPFSLRRVDPTVVHATNVPPTHATTAATTCRLLRTPVVVDWWETDGDCGSSGQYRKAARKPDRVTVPSETVRTAVREHDVPANDVCVLPESVAFETVRSAGVDDRADVVYMRDPIDGDANVESFLLALAELRDRDWRAAVIGDGSGQGTARQSAADLRIDDRVEFLGALEPAEFVPILKGAHVFAQTATREPFANGLLWALACGCVGIVEYQAGSSAHELVENVDRGRLVTNPQELADEIVACADEPRETINETFSGFDDDAVLDEYVATYEAVVDERGLF; encoded by the coding sequence ATGCGCGTCGCGGTGGTCTCGATGGACACGCCGGCGACCGACGACTCGCGGGCGCTCCGCCGGACACGCCGCATCGCGGAGGGGCTCGTGGACCGCGGCCACGACGTCGTCTGGCTGTGTGCGCGCTGGTGGGACGGCGAGGGGAAGGAGTTCCTCTACCGCGACGTGCGCTACCGTGCGGTGACGGGCGGCCCCGCGGCGGGAGCGTTCCGGTCGAAACTCCCATTCTCGTTGCGTCGCGTCGACCCGACGGTGGTCCACGCGACCAACGTCCCGCCGACACACGCCACGACCGCGGCGACGACCTGTCGTCTGCTGCGGACCCCCGTCGTCGTCGACTGGTGGGAGACGGACGGGGACTGCGGGTCGTCCGGCCAGTACCGCAAGGCCGCCCGCAAGCCGGACCGGGTGACGGTGCCCTCGGAGACCGTCCGAACCGCCGTCCGCGAACACGACGTGCCGGCCAACGACGTGTGTGTCCTCCCGGAGAGCGTCGCCTTCGAGACGGTGCGATCGGCCGGCGTCGACGATCGCGCGGACGTAGTGTATATGCGCGACCCGATCGACGGGGACGCCAACGTGGAGTCGTTCCTGCTCGCGCTGGCGGAGTTGCGCGACCGGGACTGGCGGGCGGCCGTGATCGGCGACGGCTCGGGGCAGGGGACGGCTCGTCAGAGTGCCGCCGACCTCCGGATCGACGACCGCGTGGAGTTCCTCGGCGCGTTGGAGCCCGCCGAGTTCGTCCCGATCCTGAAGGGCGCGCACGTGTTCGCACAGACGGCCACACGGGAGCCGTTCGCGAACGGACTCCTGTGGGCGCTGGCGTGTGGCTGTGTCGGGATCGTCGAGTACCAGGCCGGGTCGAGCGCCCACGAGTTGGTCGAGAACGTCGACCGTGGCCGTCTGGTGACGAACCCGCAGGAACTGGCCGACGAGATCGTCGCCTGTGCCGACGAGCCCCGCGAGACGATCAACGAGACGTTCTCGGGGTTCGACGACGACGCCGTCTTGGACGAGTACGTCGCCACCTACGAGGCCGTCGTCGACGAACGCGGACTGTTCTGA